The following proteins are encoded in a genomic region of Populus trichocarpa isolate Nisqually-1 chromosome 13, P.trichocarpa_v4.1, whole genome shotgun sequence:
- the LOC7477758 gene encoding uncharacterized protein LOC7477758 isoform X2, with translation MAEVTPLDIAEEIRSLQLDSAEVNGVINPEDAKPEEVEEVDKMEEDSNDNVTISTQEMQAETSKVKDKEVPVSEDVGAPVEMEEDNKKRHLNVVFIGHVDAGKSTTGGQILFLSGQVDDRTIQKYEKEAKEKSRESWYMAYIMDTNEEERVKGKTVEVGRAYFETETSRFTILDAPGHKSYVPNMISGASQADIGVLVISARKGEFETGYERGGQTREHVQLAKTLGVSKLLVVVNKMDDPTVNWSKERYDEIESKMVPFLKLSGYNVKKDVQFLPISGLLGTNMKTRMGKAICPWWNGPCLFEALDAIEVPPRDPKGPFRMPIIDKFKDMGTVVMGKVESGSVTEGDSLLVMPNKTVVKVLAVYCDENKVRCAGPGENVRVRLSGIDDEDILSGFVLSSVARPITAVTEFDAQLQILELVDNAIFTAGYKAVLHIHAVVEECEIVQLLQQIDPKTRKPMKKKVLFVKNGAIVVCRVQVNNLICIEKFSDFAQLGRFTLRTEGKTVAVGKVMELPLGYNS, from the exons ATGGCAGAAGTGACTCCACTTG ATATTGCGGAGGAGATTCGTTCGTTACAGCTTGACTCAGCAG AGGTAAATGGGGTGATTAATCCAGAAGATGCAAAGCCAGAAGAAGTTGAGGAGGTGGATAAAATGGAGGAAG ATTCAAATGATAATGTCACCATAAGCACTCAGGAAATGCAGGCTGAGACATCCAAAG TGAAAGATAAGGAAGTACCTGTATCAGAAGATGTGGGAGCTCCGGTTGAGATGGAAGAAGACAATAAGAAGCGAcacttaaatgttgtttttatcgGTCATGTTG ATGCTGGTAAGTCCACCACTGGGGGCCAGATACTCTTTCTTAGTGGACAGGTGGATGATCGCACAATCCAGAAATATGAGAAAGAAGCTAAGGAAAAAAGTAGAGAAAGTTG GTATATGGCTTATATTATGGACACCAATGAGGAGGAGAGGGTTAAG GGCAAAACAGTTGAAGTTGGAAGAGCGTACTTTGAAACAGAGACATCAAGATTTACAATTTTAGATGCACCG GGCCACAAGAGTTATGTTCCAAATATGATTAGTGGAGCATCTCAGGCTGATATTGGTGTGCTA GTTATTTCTGCTCGGAAAGGAGAATTTGAAACTGGCTATGAGAGAGGAGGGCAGACCCGTGAGCATGTTCAACTTGCAAAGACCTTGGGAGTGTCTAAGCTGCTTGTTGTTGTGAATAAAATGGATGATCCAACTGTGAACTGGTCAAAAGAAAG GTATGATGAGATCGAATCAAAGATGGTACCTTTTCTCAAGCTTTCTGGCTACAATGTGAAGAAAG ATGTCCAATTCCTACCAATATCTGGTCTGCTTGGCACCAACATGAAAACAAGAATGGGTAAGGCTATATGTCCATGGTGGAATGGCCCATGCCTTTTTGAGGCCCTTGATGCTATTGAAGTTCCTCCACGAGATCCAAAGGGTCCTTTTAG GATGCCTATTATTGACAAATTTAAGGACATGGGAACTGTTGTTATGGGCAAAGTAGAGTCTGGTAGTGTGACAGAGGGTGATTCCTTGTTGGTCATGCCAAACAAG ACTGTGGTGAAAGTTCTTGCTGTATATTGCGATGAAAACAAGGTAAGATGTGCAGGACCAGGAGAAAATGTACGGGTTAGATTATCTGGAATTGATGATGAGGATATATTGTCTGGTTTTGTGCTTTCAAGTGTTG CAAGGCCAATCACTGCAGTTACAGAGTTTGATGCACAGTTGCAAATCCTTGAACTAGTGGATAAT GCAATTTTTACAGCTGGCTACAAGGCTGTCTTGCACATACATGCTGTTGTTGAGGAGTGTGAGATTGTTCAGCTGCTGCAGCAAATTGATCCAAAGACAAGGAAACCTATGAAAAAGAAAGTCCTCTTTGTGAAGAATGGTGCCATAGTTGTCTGCCGTGTTCAG GTAAACAACTTGATATGCATTGAGAAGTTTTCAGATTTTGCACAACTCGGCAGGTTTACTCTTCGTACTGAGG GGAAAACAGTTGCAGTGGGAAAAGTCATGGAACTTCCTTTGGGTTATAATTCTTAA
- the LOC7477758 gene encoding uncharacterized protein LOC7477758 isoform X1, translating into MAEVTPLDIAEEIRSLQLDSAASEVNGVINPEDAKPEEVEEVDKMEEDSNDNVTISTQEMQAETSKVKDKEVPVSEDVGAPVEMEEDNKKRHLNVVFIGHVDAGKSTTGGQILFLSGQVDDRTIQKYEKEAKEKSRESWYMAYIMDTNEEERVKGKTVEVGRAYFETETSRFTILDAPGHKSYVPNMISGASQADIGVLVISARKGEFETGYERGGQTREHVQLAKTLGVSKLLVVVNKMDDPTVNWSKERYDEIESKMVPFLKLSGYNVKKDVQFLPISGLLGTNMKTRMGKAICPWWNGPCLFEALDAIEVPPRDPKGPFRMPIIDKFKDMGTVVMGKVESGSVTEGDSLLVMPNKTVVKVLAVYCDENKVRCAGPGENVRVRLSGIDDEDILSGFVLSSVARPITAVTEFDAQLQILELVDNAIFTAGYKAVLHIHAVVEECEIVQLLQQIDPKTRKPMKKKVLFVKNGAIVVCRVQVNNLICIEKFSDFAQLGRFTLRTEGKTVAVGKVMELPLGYNS; encoded by the exons ATGGCAGAAGTGACTCCACTTG ATATTGCGGAGGAGATTCGTTCGTTACAGCTTGACTCAGCAG CATCAGAGGTAAATGGGGTGATTAATCCAGAAGATGCAAAGCCAGAAGAAGTTGAGGAGGTGGATAAAATGGAGGAAG ATTCAAATGATAATGTCACCATAAGCACTCAGGAAATGCAGGCTGAGACATCCAAAG TGAAAGATAAGGAAGTACCTGTATCAGAAGATGTGGGAGCTCCGGTTGAGATGGAAGAAGACAATAAGAAGCGAcacttaaatgttgtttttatcgGTCATGTTG ATGCTGGTAAGTCCACCACTGGGGGCCAGATACTCTTTCTTAGTGGACAGGTGGATGATCGCACAATCCAGAAATATGAGAAAGAAGCTAAGGAAAAAAGTAGAGAAAGTTG GTATATGGCTTATATTATGGACACCAATGAGGAGGAGAGGGTTAAG GGCAAAACAGTTGAAGTTGGAAGAGCGTACTTTGAAACAGAGACATCAAGATTTACAATTTTAGATGCACCG GGCCACAAGAGTTATGTTCCAAATATGATTAGTGGAGCATCTCAGGCTGATATTGGTGTGCTA GTTATTTCTGCTCGGAAAGGAGAATTTGAAACTGGCTATGAGAGAGGAGGGCAGACCCGTGAGCATGTTCAACTTGCAAAGACCTTGGGAGTGTCTAAGCTGCTTGTTGTTGTGAATAAAATGGATGATCCAACTGTGAACTGGTCAAAAGAAAG GTATGATGAGATCGAATCAAAGATGGTACCTTTTCTCAAGCTTTCTGGCTACAATGTGAAGAAAG ATGTCCAATTCCTACCAATATCTGGTCTGCTTGGCACCAACATGAAAACAAGAATGGGTAAGGCTATATGTCCATGGTGGAATGGCCCATGCCTTTTTGAGGCCCTTGATGCTATTGAAGTTCCTCCACGAGATCCAAAGGGTCCTTTTAG GATGCCTATTATTGACAAATTTAAGGACATGGGAACTGTTGTTATGGGCAAAGTAGAGTCTGGTAGTGTGACAGAGGGTGATTCCTTGTTGGTCATGCCAAACAAG ACTGTGGTGAAAGTTCTTGCTGTATATTGCGATGAAAACAAGGTAAGATGTGCAGGACCAGGAGAAAATGTACGGGTTAGATTATCTGGAATTGATGATGAGGATATATTGTCTGGTTTTGTGCTTTCAAGTGTTG CAAGGCCAATCACTGCAGTTACAGAGTTTGATGCACAGTTGCAAATCCTTGAACTAGTGGATAAT GCAATTTTTACAGCTGGCTACAAGGCTGTCTTGCACATACATGCTGTTGTTGAGGAGTGTGAGATTGTTCAGCTGCTGCAGCAAATTGATCCAAAGACAAGGAAACCTATGAAAAAGAAAGTCCTCTTTGTGAAGAATGGTGCCATAGTTGTCTGCCGTGTTCAG GTAAACAACTTGATATGCATTGAGAAGTTTTCAGATTTTGCACAACTCGGCAGGTTTACTCTTCGTACTGAGG GGAAAACAGTTGCAGTGGGAAAAGTCATGGAACTTCCTTTGGGTTATAATTCTTAA
- the LOC7477758 gene encoding uncharacterized protein LOC7477758 isoform X3, giving the protein MQSQKKLRRWIKWRKVGDSNDNVTISTQEMQAETSKVKDKEVPVSEDVGAPVEMEEDNKKRHLNVVFIGHVDAGKSTTGGQILFLSGQVDDRTIQKYEKEAKEKSRESWYMAYIMDTNEEERVKGKTVEVGRAYFETETSRFTILDAPGHKSYVPNMISGASQADIGVLVISARKGEFETGYERGGQTREHVQLAKTLGVSKLLVVVNKMDDPTVNWSKERYDEIESKMVPFLKLSGYNVKKDVQFLPISGLLGTNMKTRMGKAICPWWNGPCLFEALDAIEVPPRDPKGPFRMPIIDKFKDMGTVVMGKVESGSVTEGDSLLVMPNKTVVKVLAVYCDENKVRCAGPGENVRVRLSGIDDEDILSGFVLSSVARPITAVTEFDAQLQILELVDNAIFTAGYKAVLHIHAVVEECEIVQLLQQIDPKTRKPMKKKVLFVKNGAIVVCRVQVNNLICIEKFSDFAQLGRFTLRTEGKTVAVGKVMELPLGYNS; this is encoded by the exons ATGCAAAGCCAGAAGAAGTTGAGGAGGTGGATAAAATGGAGGAAGGTTGGTG ATTCAAATGATAATGTCACCATAAGCACTCAGGAAATGCAGGCTGAGACATCCAAAG TGAAAGATAAGGAAGTACCTGTATCAGAAGATGTGGGAGCTCCGGTTGAGATGGAAGAAGACAATAAGAAGCGAcacttaaatgttgtttttatcgGTCATGTTG ATGCTGGTAAGTCCACCACTGGGGGCCAGATACTCTTTCTTAGTGGACAGGTGGATGATCGCACAATCCAGAAATATGAGAAAGAAGCTAAGGAAAAAAGTAGAGAAAGTTG GTATATGGCTTATATTATGGACACCAATGAGGAGGAGAGGGTTAAG GGCAAAACAGTTGAAGTTGGAAGAGCGTACTTTGAAACAGAGACATCAAGATTTACAATTTTAGATGCACCG GGCCACAAGAGTTATGTTCCAAATATGATTAGTGGAGCATCTCAGGCTGATATTGGTGTGCTA GTTATTTCTGCTCGGAAAGGAGAATTTGAAACTGGCTATGAGAGAGGAGGGCAGACCCGTGAGCATGTTCAACTTGCAAAGACCTTGGGAGTGTCTAAGCTGCTTGTTGTTGTGAATAAAATGGATGATCCAACTGTGAACTGGTCAAAAGAAAG GTATGATGAGATCGAATCAAAGATGGTACCTTTTCTCAAGCTTTCTGGCTACAATGTGAAGAAAG ATGTCCAATTCCTACCAATATCTGGTCTGCTTGGCACCAACATGAAAACAAGAATGGGTAAGGCTATATGTCCATGGTGGAATGGCCCATGCCTTTTTGAGGCCCTTGATGCTATTGAAGTTCCTCCACGAGATCCAAAGGGTCCTTTTAG GATGCCTATTATTGACAAATTTAAGGACATGGGAACTGTTGTTATGGGCAAAGTAGAGTCTGGTAGTGTGACAGAGGGTGATTCCTTGTTGGTCATGCCAAACAAG ACTGTGGTGAAAGTTCTTGCTGTATATTGCGATGAAAACAAGGTAAGATGTGCAGGACCAGGAGAAAATGTACGGGTTAGATTATCTGGAATTGATGATGAGGATATATTGTCTGGTTTTGTGCTTTCAAGTGTTG CAAGGCCAATCACTGCAGTTACAGAGTTTGATGCACAGTTGCAAATCCTTGAACTAGTGGATAAT GCAATTTTTACAGCTGGCTACAAGGCTGTCTTGCACATACATGCTGTTGTTGAGGAGTGTGAGATTGTTCAGCTGCTGCAGCAAATTGATCCAAAGACAAGGAAACCTATGAAAAAGAAAGTCCTCTTTGTGAAGAATGGTGCCATAGTTGTCTGCCGTGTTCAG GTAAACAACTTGATATGCATTGAGAAGTTTTCAGATTTTGCACAACTCGGCAGGTTTACTCTTCGTACTGAGG GGAAAACAGTTGCAGTGGGAAAAGTCATGGAACTTCCTTTGGGTTATAATTCTTAA
- the LOC7477758 gene encoding uncharacterized protein LOC7477758 isoform X4, whose product MQAETSKVKDKEVPVSEDVGAPVEMEEDNKKRHLNVVFIGHVDAGKSTTGGQILFLSGQVDDRTIQKYEKEAKEKSRESWYMAYIMDTNEEERVKGKTVEVGRAYFETETSRFTILDAPGHKSYVPNMISGASQADIGVLVISARKGEFETGYERGGQTREHVQLAKTLGVSKLLVVVNKMDDPTVNWSKERYDEIESKMVPFLKLSGYNVKKDVQFLPISGLLGTNMKTRMGKAICPWWNGPCLFEALDAIEVPPRDPKGPFRMPIIDKFKDMGTVVMGKVESGSVTEGDSLLVMPNKTVVKVLAVYCDENKVRCAGPGENVRVRLSGIDDEDILSGFVLSSVARPITAVTEFDAQLQILELVDNAIFTAGYKAVLHIHAVVEECEIVQLLQQIDPKTRKPMKKKVLFVKNGAIVVCRVQVNNLICIEKFSDFAQLGRFTLRTEGKTVAVGKVMELPLGYNS is encoded by the exons ATGCAGGCTGAGACATCCAAAG TGAAAGATAAGGAAGTACCTGTATCAGAAGATGTGGGAGCTCCGGTTGAGATGGAAGAAGACAATAAGAAGCGAcacttaaatgttgtttttatcgGTCATGTTG ATGCTGGTAAGTCCACCACTGGGGGCCAGATACTCTTTCTTAGTGGACAGGTGGATGATCGCACAATCCAGAAATATGAGAAAGAAGCTAAGGAAAAAAGTAGAGAAAGTTG GTATATGGCTTATATTATGGACACCAATGAGGAGGAGAGGGTTAAG GGCAAAACAGTTGAAGTTGGAAGAGCGTACTTTGAAACAGAGACATCAAGATTTACAATTTTAGATGCACCG GGCCACAAGAGTTATGTTCCAAATATGATTAGTGGAGCATCTCAGGCTGATATTGGTGTGCTA GTTATTTCTGCTCGGAAAGGAGAATTTGAAACTGGCTATGAGAGAGGAGGGCAGACCCGTGAGCATGTTCAACTTGCAAAGACCTTGGGAGTGTCTAAGCTGCTTGTTGTTGTGAATAAAATGGATGATCCAACTGTGAACTGGTCAAAAGAAAG GTATGATGAGATCGAATCAAAGATGGTACCTTTTCTCAAGCTTTCTGGCTACAATGTGAAGAAAG ATGTCCAATTCCTACCAATATCTGGTCTGCTTGGCACCAACATGAAAACAAGAATGGGTAAGGCTATATGTCCATGGTGGAATGGCCCATGCCTTTTTGAGGCCCTTGATGCTATTGAAGTTCCTCCACGAGATCCAAAGGGTCCTTTTAG GATGCCTATTATTGACAAATTTAAGGACATGGGAACTGTTGTTATGGGCAAAGTAGAGTCTGGTAGTGTGACAGAGGGTGATTCCTTGTTGGTCATGCCAAACAAG ACTGTGGTGAAAGTTCTTGCTGTATATTGCGATGAAAACAAGGTAAGATGTGCAGGACCAGGAGAAAATGTACGGGTTAGATTATCTGGAATTGATGATGAGGATATATTGTCTGGTTTTGTGCTTTCAAGTGTTG CAAGGCCAATCACTGCAGTTACAGAGTTTGATGCACAGTTGCAAATCCTTGAACTAGTGGATAAT GCAATTTTTACAGCTGGCTACAAGGCTGTCTTGCACATACATGCTGTTGTTGAGGAGTGTGAGATTGTTCAGCTGCTGCAGCAAATTGATCCAAAGACAAGGAAACCTATGAAAAAGAAAGTCCTCTTTGTGAAGAATGGTGCCATAGTTGTCTGCCGTGTTCAG GTAAACAACTTGATATGCATTGAGAAGTTTTCAGATTTTGCACAACTCGGCAGGTTTACTCTTCGTACTGAGG GGAAAACAGTTGCAGTGGGAAAAGTCATGGAACTTCCTTTGGGTTATAATTCTTAA